A genomic segment from bacterium encodes:
- the djlA gene encoding co-chaperone DjlA codes for MSWFGKVLGSALGFFVGGPLGALLGALLGHKFDLETGRALPIGANFAPERGRVQMAFFTATFSVMGHLARADGRVCKAEIAAARSVMDRMALSETMRRTAIDLFTRGKRVDFPLYRAIEQFYDECRRRHALLRIFLEILIESALADGPMNLDEERVLVRICDQLRISRFEFYAMKARKDAAIRFARAYWRSSRSGGYDTPLRKSAPCTEDPYAVLQVSPSASDEEIKRAYRRLMSQHHPDKLLAQGMAEATVRLANEKTQEIRKAYERIRRVRNL; via the coding sequence GTGAGCTGGTTCGGTAAGGTATTGGGAAGCGCGCTCGGGTTTTTCGTCGGCGGGCCTTTGGGGGCCTTGTTGGGCGCCCTACTTGGCCACAAGTTCGATCTGGAAACGGGGCGTGCACTACCCATCGGCGCGAACTTCGCGCCGGAACGCGGTCGCGTCCAAATGGCCTTCTTCACGGCGACCTTTTCCGTGATGGGACACCTCGCCCGTGCCGACGGTCGGGTATGCAAAGCGGAGATCGCCGCGGCCCGTTCCGTCATGGATCGTATGGCCCTTTCGGAAACCATGCGTCGCACCGCGATCGATCTCTTTACCCGCGGCAAGCGGGTGGATTTCCCCCTATACCGGGCGATCGAGCAATTTTATGACGAATGTCGCCGGCGCCATGCGCTGCTCAGGATCTTCCTGGAAATCCTGATCGAGTCCGCCCTCGCGGACGGCCCGATGAATCTCGACGAAGAGCGGGTGCTGGTCCGGATTTGTGATCAACTCCGTATCTCACGGTTCGAGTTCTACGCCATGAAGGCGCGGAAGGATGCTGCGATCCGCTTCGCCCGTGCCTACTGGCGTTCCTCGCGGTCCGGCGGGTACGATACGCCTCTCCGCAAGAGCGCCCCATGCACGGAAGATCCCTATGCGGTCCTGCAAGTCTCCCCGTCCGCCAGCGATGAGGAAATCAAACGCGCTTATCGCCGCCTCATGAGCCAGCACCATCCGGACAAACTCCTCGCCCAAGGGATGGCGGAAGCAACGGTACGGCTCG